One Scophthalmus maximus strain ysfricsl-2021 chromosome 1, ASM2237912v1, whole genome shotgun sequence genomic region harbors:
- the msh5 gene encoding mutS protein homolog 5 isoform X3 encodes MAALEGLRGGGGGELLFDPPGINGDEEEEDSPAVLLSVLAQHGQVGLCFYHSEDSTLHYMIDTPDNHELHLLARVIQEVSPNLIITSAKQERCMTLFLQQLGSNPDYKPEVVTYPYADFGLEVSKQRLFAAYLPFLPPSISERDKMSYLSSCISFESPLMLRTVGALLKCLDRRRVGVELEDSSVRVPILQFNAYTLKVSCRSSSRKFTHQCTSCIRAKKKDSVFMEYSTAAGVNLVPGCYEGLYKKSLLSSVSQWFLRPTQDTAVLHRRQEVIRFFTSPQNSDVQSTLQSSLRNIRNIPSLLHRMSLSHTKVTDWQGLYKTVYSAVCIRDTVRHLPQSIELFHEISEGFSDDLHHISSVISRVVDFETSVAENRFTIKPNVDPAIDEKKRRMMGLSDFLTDVARRELEHLDACIPSCCVIYIPLVTITYLFSYLASGRLQCIGGGIHTVRHHVEFSFQIGFLLSVPRLPSMVEREDFEIEGLEFMFLSEDRLHYRSQRTKELDNLLGDLHCDIRDMETAVMTQLQNTILERSSSLYRVLDLAAELDCLMAMSSASQEYGYASPKFTSHRMITVKQGRHPLLELCSPVFVANSFQSSESQGRVKIITGPNSSGKSIYLKQVGLIVFMALIGSDVPAKEAEIGLVDGIFTRMQSRESVSVGLSTFMIDLNQMAQAINSSTGNSLVLIDEFGKGTNTVDGLSLLASSISHWLRKAPMDVPHVLLATNFHSLLQLGLLPSSVLLSLLTLETAVDGDELVFLYQLKEGICHSSYAANIATLAGLPVTLVQRGVEVSELYRTGRPIKLIDKASSDEQANRSVVEKFLNLDLEDKDLDLQSFMKEEFLPFAGELLDHS; translated from the exons ATGGCAGCACTGGAAGgtctgaggggaggaggaggaggagaactcCTCTTTGATCCCCCCGGCATAaatggagatgaagaggaggaagactcACCCGCA GTTTTACTCAGTGTCTTGGCCCAGCACGGACAGGTGGGCCTCTGCTTCTATCACAGTGAGGACTCCACTTTACACTACATGATCGACACGCCTGACAACCACGAGCTCCACCTGTTGGCCAGAG TTATCCAGGAGGTTAGTCCCAATCTTATCATTACCAGTGCAAAGCAGGAGCGCTGCATGACCCTCTTCCTTCAACAACTGG GTTCAAACCCAGACTACAAACCAGAGGTGGTCACTTATCCATATGCTGACTTTG GTCTGGAGGTTAGTAAGCAGAGGCTGTTCGCTGCCTATCtacctttccttcctccttccatttcagagagagacaaaatgtcCTACCTCTCCTCCTGCATCTCCTTTGAGTCCCCCCTGATG ctgaggACAGTGGGCGCTTTGCTAAAATGTctggacaggaggagagtggGAGTGGAACTGGAAGACAGCAGTGTTAGAGTTCCTATCCTGCAGTTCAACGCCTACACATT GAAAG TGTCCTGCAGATCTTCAAGTCGGAAATTCACCCATCAGTGTACAAGCTGCATTCGGGCGAAAAAGAAGGACTCAGTCTTTATG GAATACTCAACCGCTGCAGGTGTAAATTTGGTTCCAGGTTGTTACG AGGGACTATATAAAAAAAGTCTCCTTTCTTCTGTCAGCCAGTGGTTTCTGCGGCCGACGCAGGACACGGCCGTGTTacacaggagacaggaagttaTACGTTTCTTCACATCGCCTCAGAACTCAGACGTCCAGAGCACCCTGCAGTCCTCGCTACGCAACATCAGAAACATACCA tctcTTCTACACAGGATGTCCCTCTCTCACACCAAAGTGACTGACTGGCAGGGTCTCTACAAG ACGGtgtacagtgcagtgtgtaTCAGGGACACGGTGCGACACCTGCCTCAATCCATTGAGCTCTTTCATGAAATCAGTGAGGGGTTCTCTGACGACCTTCACCACATCTCCTCCGTCATCAGCCGAGTT GTGGATTTTGAAACCAGCGTAGCGGAGAATCGCTTCACCATCAAACCAAATGTGGACCCTGCTATAGACGAGA agaagaggaggatgatgggatTGTCCGACTTCCTGACAGATGTTGCCAGAAGAGAGCTGGAACATCTGGACGCTTGCATCCCCTCCTGTTGTGTCATTTACATCCCTCTGGTTacaattacatatttatttagttatcTGGCTAGTGGCCGCTTGCAGTGCATCGGTGGTGGGATTCATACTGTCAGACATCATGTTGAATTCTCTTTTCAGATTGGTTTCCTGCTCTCTGTCCCTCGCCTGCCCAgcatggtggagagagaggattttGAGATAGAGGGGCTTGAATTTATG TTTCTGTCAGAGGATCGCCTGCACTACCGCAGTCAGAGAACCAAGGAGCTAGACAACCTCCTCGGAGACTTGCACTGTGACATTAGAG ACATGGAGACAGCAGTCATGACACAACTGCAGAACACGATCCTCGAGAGGAGCAGCTCCCTCTACAGG gtCCTGGATCTTGCTGCTGAGCTCGACTGTCTGATGGCCATGAGCAGTGCCTCCCAGGAGTATGGCTATGCCTCGCCCAAGTTCACCAGCCACAGGATGATAACAGTCAAACAGGGCAG ACATCCACTGCTGGAGCTGTGCTCCCCTGTGTTTGTGGCCAACTCCTTCCAGAGCTCAGAGTCACAGGGCAGAGTCAAGATCATCACCGGACCCAACTCTTCTGGCAAGAGCATCTACCTCAAACAG GTGGGCCTGATTGTGTTCATGGCTCTGATTGGTTCAGACGTGCCGGCGAAGGAGGCAGAGATTGGTCTGGTGGACGGGATCTTCACCCGCATGCAGAGCagagagtctgtgtctgtgggcCTCAGCACCTTTATGATCGACCTCAACCAG ATGGCCCAGGCTATCAACAGCAGTACTGGCAACTCATTAGTTCTCATCGACGAATTTGGAAAAGGAACTAACACA GTGGATGGACTGTCCCTGCTGGCTTCATCGATCTCCCATTGGCTGAGAAAAGCTCCCATGGATGTTCCTCACGTCCTGTTGGCGACCAACTTCCACAGTTTGCTGCAGCTGGGCCTGCTGCCCTCCTCTGTGTTGCTGTCTCTTCTG actcTTGAGACAGCAGTGGACGGGGATGAGTTGGTGTTTCTGTACCAATTGAAAGAAGGGATCTGTCACTCCAGCTATGCTGCCAACATAGCCACACTGGCAGGCCTACCAGTTACTCTTGTacagagaggagtggag GTGTCTGAACTGTACAGGACAGGAAGGCCAATCAAACTCATTGACAAAGCATCATCAGATGAGCAGGCAAACAG GTCTGTGGTGGAGAAGTTTTTGAACCTCGACCTGGAGGACAAAGATTTGGATCTGCAGAGCTTCATGAAGGAGGAGTTCCTGCCCTTTGCTGGAGAGCTGCTGGACCACAGCTGA
- the msh5 gene encoding mutS protein homolog 5 isoform X2 — MAALEGLRGGGGGELLFDPPGINGDEEEEDSPAVLLSVLAQHGQVGLCFYHSEDSTLHYMIDTPDNHELHLLARVIQEVSPNLIITSAKQERCMTLFLQQLGSNPDYKPEVVTYPYADFGLEVSKQRLFAAYLPFLPPSISERDKMSYLSSCISFESPLMLRTVGALLKCLDRRRVGVELEDSSVRVPILQFNAYTLKGVVCIDRDTYSVLQIFKSEIHPSVYKLHSGEKEGLSLYGILNRCRCKFGSRLLRQWFLRPTQDTAVLHRRQEVIRFFTSPQNSDVQSTLQSSLRNIRNIPSLLHRMSLSHTKVTDWQGLYKTVYSAVCIRDTVRHLPQSIELFHEISEGFSDDLHHISSVISRVVDFETSVAENRFTIKPNVDPAIDEKKRRMMGLSDFLTDVARRELEHLDACIPSCCVIYIPLVTITYLFSYLASGRLQCIGGGIHTVRHHVEFSFQIGFLLSVPRLPSMVEREDFEIEGLEFMFLSEDRLHYRSQRTKELDNLLGDLHCDIRDMETAVMTQLQNTILERSSSLYRVLDLAAELDCLMAMSSASQEYGYASPKFTSHRMITVKQGRHPLLELCSPVFVANSFQSSESQGRVKIITGPNSSGKSIYLKQVGLIVFMALIGSDVPAKEAEIGLVDGIFTRMQSRESVSVGLSTFMIDLNQMAQAINSSTGNSLVLIDEFGKGTNTVDGLSLLASSISHWLRKAPMDVPHVLLATNFHSLLQLGLLPSSVLLSLLTLETAVDGDELVFLYQLKEGICHSSYAANIATLAGLPVTLVQRGVEVSELYRTGRPIKLIDKASSDEQANRCRSVVEKFLNLDLEDKDLDLQSFMKEEFLPFAGELLDHS, encoded by the exons ATGGCAGCACTGGAAGgtctgaggggaggaggaggaggagaactcCTCTTTGATCCCCCCGGCATAaatggagatgaagaggaggaagactcACCCGCA GTTTTACTCAGTGTCTTGGCCCAGCACGGACAGGTGGGCCTCTGCTTCTATCACAGTGAGGACTCCACTTTACACTACATGATCGACACGCCTGACAACCACGAGCTCCACCTGTTGGCCAGAG TTATCCAGGAGGTTAGTCCCAATCTTATCATTACCAGTGCAAAGCAGGAGCGCTGCATGACCCTCTTCCTTCAACAACTGG GTTCAAACCCAGACTACAAACCAGAGGTGGTCACTTATCCATATGCTGACTTTG GTCTGGAGGTTAGTAAGCAGAGGCTGTTCGCTGCCTATCtacctttccttcctccttccatttcagagagagacaaaatgtcCTACCTCTCCTCCTGCATCTCCTTTGAGTCCCCCCTGATG ctgaggACAGTGGGCGCTTTGCTAAAATGTctggacaggaggagagtggGAGTGGAACTGGAAGACAGCAGTGTTAGAGTTCCTATCCTGCAGTTCAACGCCTACACATT GAAAGGTGTGGTGTGTATTGACCGAGACACATACAG TGTCCTGCAGATCTTCAAGTCGGAAATTCACCCATCAGTGTACAAGCTGCATTCGGGCGAAAAAGAAGGACTCAGTCTTTATG GAATACTCAACCGCTGCAGGTGTAAATTTGGTTCCAGGTTGTTACG CCAGTGGTTTCTGCGGCCGACGCAGGACACGGCCGTGTTacacaggagacaggaagttaTACGTTTCTTCACATCGCCTCAGAACTCAGACGTCCAGAGCACCCTGCAGTCCTCGCTACGCAACATCAGAAACATACCA tctcTTCTACACAGGATGTCCCTCTCTCACACCAAAGTGACTGACTGGCAGGGTCTCTACAAG ACGGtgtacagtgcagtgtgtaTCAGGGACACGGTGCGACACCTGCCTCAATCCATTGAGCTCTTTCATGAAATCAGTGAGGGGTTCTCTGACGACCTTCACCACATCTCCTCCGTCATCAGCCGAGTT GTGGATTTTGAAACCAGCGTAGCGGAGAATCGCTTCACCATCAAACCAAATGTGGACCCTGCTATAGACGAGA agaagaggaggatgatgggatTGTCCGACTTCCTGACAGATGTTGCCAGAAGAGAGCTGGAACATCTGGACGCTTGCATCCCCTCCTGTTGTGTCATTTACATCCCTCTGGTTacaattacatatttatttagttatcTGGCTAGTGGCCGCTTGCAGTGCATCGGTGGTGGGATTCATACTGTCAGACATCATGTTGAATTCTCTTTTCAGATTGGTTTCCTGCTCTCTGTCCCTCGCCTGCCCAgcatggtggagagagaggattttGAGATAGAGGGGCTTGAATTTATG TTTCTGTCAGAGGATCGCCTGCACTACCGCAGTCAGAGAACCAAGGAGCTAGACAACCTCCTCGGAGACTTGCACTGTGACATTAGAG ACATGGAGACAGCAGTCATGACACAACTGCAGAACACGATCCTCGAGAGGAGCAGCTCCCTCTACAGG gtCCTGGATCTTGCTGCTGAGCTCGACTGTCTGATGGCCATGAGCAGTGCCTCCCAGGAGTATGGCTATGCCTCGCCCAAGTTCACCAGCCACAGGATGATAACAGTCAAACAGGGCAG ACATCCACTGCTGGAGCTGTGCTCCCCTGTGTTTGTGGCCAACTCCTTCCAGAGCTCAGAGTCACAGGGCAGAGTCAAGATCATCACCGGACCCAACTCTTCTGGCAAGAGCATCTACCTCAAACAG GTGGGCCTGATTGTGTTCATGGCTCTGATTGGTTCAGACGTGCCGGCGAAGGAGGCAGAGATTGGTCTGGTGGACGGGATCTTCACCCGCATGCAGAGCagagagtctgtgtctgtgggcCTCAGCACCTTTATGATCGACCTCAACCAG ATGGCCCAGGCTATCAACAGCAGTACTGGCAACTCATTAGTTCTCATCGACGAATTTGGAAAAGGAACTAACACA GTGGATGGACTGTCCCTGCTGGCTTCATCGATCTCCCATTGGCTGAGAAAAGCTCCCATGGATGTTCCTCACGTCCTGTTGGCGACCAACTTCCACAGTTTGCTGCAGCTGGGCCTGCTGCCCTCCTCTGTGTTGCTGTCTCTTCTG actcTTGAGACAGCAGTGGACGGGGATGAGTTGGTGTTTCTGTACCAATTGAAAGAAGGGATCTGTCACTCCAGCTATGCTGCCAACATAGCCACACTGGCAGGCCTACCAGTTACTCTTGTacagagaggagtggag GTGTCTGAACTGTACAGGACAGGAAGGCCAATCAAACTCATTGACAAAGCATCATCAGATGAGCAGGCAAACAG GTGCAGGTCTGTGGTGGAGAAGTTTTTGAACCTCGACCTGGAGGACAAAGATTTGGATCTGCAGAGCTTCATGAAGGAGGAGTTCCTGCCCTTTGCTGGAGAGCTGCTGGACCACAGCTGA
- the msh5 gene encoding mutS protein homolog 5 isoform X5, with product MAALEGLRGGGGGELLFDPPGINGDEEEEDSPAVLLSVLAQHGQVGLCFYHSEDSTLHYMIDTPDNHELHLLARVIQEVSPNLIITSAKQERCMTLFLQQLGSNPDYKPEVVTYPYADFGLEVSKQRLFAAYLPFLPPSISERDKMSYLSSCISFESPLMLRTVGALLKCLDRRRVGVELEDSSVRVPILQFNAYTLKGVVCIDRDTYSVLQIFKSEIHPSVYKLHSGEKEGLSLYGILNRCRCKFGSRLLRQWFLRPTQDTAVLHRRQEVIRFFTSPQNSDVQSTLQSSLRNIRNIPSLLHRMSLSHTKVTDWQGLYKTVYSAVCIRDTVRHLPQSIELFHEISEGFSDDLHHISSVISRVVDFETSVAENRFTIKPNVDPAIDEKKRRMMGLSDFLTDVARRELEHLDACIPSCCVIYIPLIGFLLSVPRLPSMVEREDFEIEGLEFMFLSEDRLHYRSQRTKELDNLLGDLHCDIRDMETAVMTQLQNTILERSSSLYRVLDLAAELDCLMAMSSASQEYGYASPKFTSHRMITVKQGRHPLLELCSPVFVANSFQSSESQGRVKIITGPNSSGKSIYLKQVGLIVFMALIGSDVPAKEAEIGLVDGIFTRMQSRESVSVGLSTFMIDLNQMAQAINSSTGNSLVLIDEFGKGTNTVDGLSLLASSISHWLRKAPMDVPHVLLATNFHSLLQLGLLPSSVLLSLLTLETAVDGDELVFLYQLKEGICHSSYAANIATLAGLPVTLVQRGVEVSELYRTGRPIKLIDKASSDEQANRCRSVVEKFLNLDLEDKDLDLQSFMKEEFLPFAGELLDHS from the exons ATGGCAGCACTGGAAGgtctgaggggaggaggaggaggagaactcCTCTTTGATCCCCCCGGCATAaatggagatgaagaggaggaagactcACCCGCA GTTTTACTCAGTGTCTTGGCCCAGCACGGACAGGTGGGCCTCTGCTTCTATCACAGTGAGGACTCCACTTTACACTACATGATCGACACGCCTGACAACCACGAGCTCCACCTGTTGGCCAGAG TTATCCAGGAGGTTAGTCCCAATCTTATCATTACCAGTGCAAAGCAGGAGCGCTGCATGACCCTCTTCCTTCAACAACTGG GTTCAAACCCAGACTACAAACCAGAGGTGGTCACTTATCCATATGCTGACTTTG GTCTGGAGGTTAGTAAGCAGAGGCTGTTCGCTGCCTATCtacctttccttcctccttccatttcagagagagacaaaatgtcCTACCTCTCCTCCTGCATCTCCTTTGAGTCCCCCCTGATG ctgaggACAGTGGGCGCTTTGCTAAAATGTctggacaggaggagagtggGAGTGGAACTGGAAGACAGCAGTGTTAGAGTTCCTATCCTGCAGTTCAACGCCTACACATT GAAAGGTGTGGTGTGTATTGACCGAGACACATACAG TGTCCTGCAGATCTTCAAGTCGGAAATTCACCCATCAGTGTACAAGCTGCATTCGGGCGAAAAAGAAGGACTCAGTCTTTATG GAATACTCAACCGCTGCAGGTGTAAATTTGGTTCCAGGTTGTTACG CCAGTGGTTTCTGCGGCCGACGCAGGACACGGCCGTGTTacacaggagacaggaagttaTACGTTTCTTCACATCGCCTCAGAACTCAGACGTCCAGAGCACCCTGCAGTCCTCGCTACGCAACATCAGAAACATACCA tctcTTCTACACAGGATGTCCCTCTCTCACACCAAAGTGACTGACTGGCAGGGTCTCTACAAG ACGGtgtacagtgcagtgtgtaTCAGGGACACGGTGCGACACCTGCCTCAATCCATTGAGCTCTTTCATGAAATCAGTGAGGGGTTCTCTGACGACCTTCACCACATCTCCTCCGTCATCAGCCGAGTT GTGGATTTTGAAACCAGCGTAGCGGAGAATCGCTTCACCATCAAACCAAATGTGGACCCTGCTATAGACGAGA agaagaggaggatgatgggatTGTCCGACTTCCTGACAGATGTTGCCAGAAGAGAGCTGGAACATCTGGACGCTTGCATCCCCTCCTGTTGTGTCATTTACATCCCTCTG ATTGGTTTCCTGCTCTCTGTCCCTCGCCTGCCCAgcatggtggagagagaggattttGAGATAGAGGGGCTTGAATTTATG TTTCTGTCAGAGGATCGCCTGCACTACCGCAGTCAGAGAACCAAGGAGCTAGACAACCTCCTCGGAGACTTGCACTGTGACATTAGAG ACATGGAGACAGCAGTCATGACACAACTGCAGAACACGATCCTCGAGAGGAGCAGCTCCCTCTACAGG gtCCTGGATCTTGCTGCTGAGCTCGACTGTCTGATGGCCATGAGCAGTGCCTCCCAGGAGTATGGCTATGCCTCGCCCAAGTTCACCAGCCACAGGATGATAACAGTCAAACAGGGCAG ACATCCACTGCTGGAGCTGTGCTCCCCTGTGTTTGTGGCCAACTCCTTCCAGAGCTCAGAGTCACAGGGCAGAGTCAAGATCATCACCGGACCCAACTCTTCTGGCAAGAGCATCTACCTCAAACAG GTGGGCCTGATTGTGTTCATGGCTCTGATTGGTTCAGACGTGCCGGCGAAGGAGGCAGAGATTGGTCTGGTGGACGGGATCTTCACCCGCATGCAGAGCagagagtctgtgtctgtgggcCTCAGCACCTTTATGATCGACCTCAACCAG ATGGCCCAGGCTATCAACAGCAGTACTGGCAACTCATTAGTTCTCATCGACGAATTTGGAAAAGGAACTAACACA GTGGATGGACTGTCCCTGCTGGCTTCATCGATCTCCCATTGGCTGAGAAAAGCTCCCATGGATGTTCCTCACGTCCTGTTGGCGACCAACTTCCACAGTTTGCTGCAGCTGGGCCTGCTGCCCTCCTCTGTGTTGCTGTCTCTTCTG actcTTGAGACAGCAGTGGACGGGGATGAGTTGGTGTTTCTGTACCAATTGAAAGAAGGGATCTGTCACTCCAGCTATGCTGCCAACATAGCCACACTGGCAGGCCTACCAGTTACTCTTGTacagagaggagtggag GTGTCTGAACTGTACAGGACAGGAAGGCCAATCAAACTCATTGACAAAGCATCATCAGATGAGCAGGCAAACAG GTGCAGGTCTGTGGTGGAGAAGTTTTTGAACCTCGACCTGGAGGACAAAGATTTGGATCTGCAGAGCTTCATGAAGGAGGAGTTCCTGCCCTTTGCTGGAGAGCTGCTGGACCACAGCTGA
- the msh5 gene encoding mutS protein homolog 5 isoform X1: MAALEGLRGGGGGELLFDPPGINGDEEEEDSPAVLLSVLAQHGQVGLCFYHSEDSTLHYMIDTPDNHELHLLARVIQEVSPNLIITSAKQERCMTLFLQQLGSNPDYKPEVVTYPYADFGLEVSKQRLFAAYLPFLPPSISERDKMSYLSSCISFESPLMLRTVGALLKCLDRRRVGVELEDSSVRVPILQFNAYTLKVSCRSSSRKFTHQCTSCIRAKKKDSVFMEYSTAAGVNLVPGCYEGLYKKSLLSSVSQWFLRPTQDTAVLHRRQEVIRFFTSPQNSDVQSTLQSSLRNIRNIPSLLHRMSLSHTKVTDWQGLYKTVYSAVCIRDTVRHLPQSIELFHEISEGFSDDLHHISSVISRVVDFETSVAENRFTIKPNVDPAIDEKKRRMMGLSDFLTDVARRELEHLDACIPSCCVIYIPLVTITYLFSYLASGRLQCIGGGIHTVRHHVEFSFQIGFLLSVPRLPSMVEREDFEIEGLEFMFLSEDRLHYRSQRTKELDNLLGDLHCDIRDMETAVMTQLQNTILERSSSLYRVLDLAAELDCLMAMSSASQEYGYASPKFTSHRMITVKQGRHPLLELCSPVFVANSFQSSESQGRVKIITGPNSSGKSIYLKQVGLIVFMALIGSDVPAKEAEIGLVDGIFTRMQSRESVSVGLSTFMIDLNQMAQAINSSTGNSLVLIDEFGKGTNTVDGLSLLASSISHWLRKAPMDVPHVLLATNFHSLLQLGLLPSSVLLSLLTLETAVDGDELVFLYQLKEGICHSSYAANIATLAGLPVTLVQRGVEVSELYRTGRPIKLIDKASSDEQANRCRSVVEKFLNLDLEDKDLDLQSFMKEEFLPFAGELLDHS, translated from the exons ATGGCAGCACTGGAAGgtctgaggggaggaggaggaggagaactcCTCTTTGATCCCCCCGGCATAaatggagatgaagaggaggaagactcACCCGCA GTTTTACTCAGTGTCTTGGCCCAGCACGGACAGGTGGGCCTCTGCTTCTATCACAGTGAGGACTCCACTTTACACTACATGATCGACACGCCTGACAACCACGAGCTCCACCTGTTGGCCAGAG TTATCCAGGAGGTTAGTCCCAATCTTATCATTACCAGTGCAAAGCAGGAGCGCTGCATGACCCTCTTCCTTCAACAACTGG GTTCAAACCCAGACTACAAACCAGAGGTGGTCACTTATCCATATGCTGACTTTG GTCTGGAGGTTAGTAAGCAGAGGCTGTTCGCTGCCTATCtacctttccttcctccttccatttcagagagagacaaaatgtcCTACCTCTCCTCCTGCATCTCCTTTGAGTCCCCCCTGATG ctgaggACAGTGGGCGCTTTGCTAAAATGTctggacaggaggagagtggGAGTGGAACTGGAAGACAGCAGTGTTAGAGTTCCTATCCTGCAGTTCAACGCCTACACATT GAAAG TGTCCTGCAGATCTTCAAGTCGGAAATTCACCCATCAGTGTACAAGCTGCATTCGGGCGAAAAAGAAGGACTCAGTCTTTATG GAATACTCAACCGCTGCAGGTGTAAATTTGGTTCCAGGTTGTTACG AGGGACTATATAAAAAAAGTCTCCTTTCTTCTGTCAGCCAGTGGTTTCTGCGGCCGACGCAGGACACGGCCGTGTTacacaggagacaggaagttaTACGTTTCTTCACATCGCCTCAGAACTCAGACGTCCAGAGCACCCTGCAGTCCTCGCTACGCAACATCAGAAACATACCA tctcTTCTACACAGGATGTCCCTCTCTCACACCAAAGTGACTGACTGGCAGGGTCTCTACAAG ACGGtgtacagtgcagtgtgtaTCAGGGACACGGTGCGACACCTGCCTCAATCCATTGAGCTCTTTCATGAAATCAGTGAGGGGTTCTCTGACGACCTTCACCACATCTCCTCCGTCATCAGCCGAGTT GTGGATTTTGAAACCAGCGTAGCGGAGAATCGCTTCACCATCAAACCAAATGTGGACCCTGCTATAGACGAGA agaagaggaggatgatgggatTGTCCGACTTCCTGACAGATGTTGCCAGAAGAGAGCTGGAACATCTGGACGCTTGCATCCCCTCCTGTTGTGTCATTTACATCCCTCTGGTTacaattacatatttatttagttatcTGGCTAGTGGCCGCTTGCAGTGCATCGGTGGTGGGATTCATACTGTCAGACATCATGTTGAATTCTCTTTTCAGATTGGTTTCCTGCTCTCTGTCCCTCGCCTGCCCAgcatggtggagagagaggattttGAGATAGAGGGGCTTGAATTTATG TTTCTGTCAGAGGATCGCCTGCACTACCGCAGTCAGAGAACCAAGGAGCTAGACAACCTCCTCGGAGACTTGCACTGTGACATTAGAG ACATGGAGACAGCAGTCATGACACAACTGCAGAACACGATCCTCGAGAGGAGCAGCTCCCTCTACAGG gtCCTGGATCTTGCTGCTGAGCTCGACTGTCTGATGGCCATGAGCAGTGCCTCCCAGGAGTATGGCTATGCCTCGCCCAAGTTCACCAGCCACAGGATGATAACAGTCAAACAGGGCAG ACATCCACTGCTGGAGCTGTGCTCCCCTGTGTTTGTGGCCAACTCCTTCCAGAGCTCAGAGTCACAGGGCAGAGTCAAGATCATCACCGGACCCAACTCTTCTGGCAAGAGCATCTACCTCAAACAG GTGGGCCTGATTGTGTTCATGGCTCTGATTGGTTCAGACGTGCCGGCGAAGGAGGCAGAGATTGGTCTGGTGGACGGGATCTTCACCCGCATGCAGAGCagagagtctgtgtctgtgggcCTCAGCACCTTTATGATCGACCTCAACCAG ATGGCCCAGGCTATCAACAGCAGTACTGGCAACTCATTAGTTCTCATCGACGAATTTGGAAAAGGAACTAACACA GTGGATGGACTGTCCCTGCTGGCTTCATCGATCTCCCATTGGCTGAGAAAAGCTCCCATGGATGTTCCTCACGTCCTGTTGGCGACCAACTTCCACAGTTTGCTGCAGCTGGGCCTGCTGCCCTCCTCTGTGTTGCTGTCTCTTCTG actcTTGAGACAGCAGTGGACGGGGATGAGTTGGTGTTTCTGTACCAATTGAAAGAAGGGATCTGTCACTCCAGCTATGCTGCCAACATAGCCACACTGGCAGGCCTACCAGTTACTCTTGTacagagaggagtggag GTGTCTGAACTGTACAGGACAGGAAGGCCAATCAAACTCATTGACAAAGCATCATCAGATGAGCAGGCAAACAG GTGCAGGTCTGTGGTGGAGAAGTTTTTGAACCTCGACCTGGAGGACAAAGATTTGGATCTGCAGAGCTTCATGAAGGAGGAGTTCCTGCCCTTTGCTGGAGAGCTGCTGGACCACAGCTGA